One genomic region from Marmota flaviventris isolate mMarFla1 chromosome 6, mMarFla1.hap1, whole genome shotgun sequence encodes:
- the Gpr63 gene encoding probable G-protein coupled receptor 63 — MVFSAVLTASHTGISNTTFVVYENSHMNITAPPLFQPPTVGPLLRYSFETMAPTGFSSLTVNSTGVPATPAVFKSLSLPLQIILSAIMIFILSVSFLGNLVVCLMVYQKAAMRSAINILLASLAFADMLLAVLNMPFALVTILTTRWIFGKFFCRVSAMFFWLFVIEGVAILLIISIDRFLIIVQRQDKLNPYRAKVLIAVSWVTSFCVAFPLAVGNPDLQIPSRAPQCVFGYTTNPGYQAYVILISLISFFIPFLVILYSFMGILNTLRHNALRIHSYPEGICLSQASKLGLMSLQRPFQMSIDMGFKTRAFTTILILFAVFIVCWAPFTTYSLVATFSKHFYYKHNFFEISTWLLWLSYLKSALNPLIYYWRIKKFHDACLDMMPKSFKFLPQLPGHTRRRIRPSAVYVCGEHRTVV, encoded by the coding sequence ATGGTCTTCTCAGCAGTGTTGACTGCGTCCCATACTGGGATATCCAACACAACATTTGTGGTCTATGAAAACTCCCACATGAATATCACGGCCCCTCCACTGTTCCAGCCTCCCACCGTTGGTCCACTGCTTAGATACAGTTTTGAAACCATGGCTCCCACTGGTTTCAGTTCCTTGACAGTGAATAGCACAGGTGTGCCCGCAACACCAGCTGTTTTCAAGAGTCTGAGCTTGCCTCTTCAGATCATCCTTTCTGCTATCATGATATTTATTCTGTCTGTGTCTTTTCTCGGGAACTTGGTTGTTTGCCTCATGGTTTACCAAAAAGCTGCCATGCGATCTGCAATTAATATCCTCCTTGCCAGCCTGGCTTTTGCAGACATGTTGCTTGCAGTACTGAACATGCCCTTTGCTCTGGTAACTATTCTTACTACCAGATGGATTTTTGGGAAATTCTTCTGTAGAGTTTCAGCTATGTTTTTCTGGTTGTTTGTGATAGAGGGAGTTGCCATCCTACTCATAATTAGCATTGATAGATTCCTTATTATAGTCCAGAGGCAGGATAAGCTAAATCCATATAGGGCTAAGGTTCTGATTGCAGTTTCTTGGGTAACTTCTTTTTGTGTAGCTTTTCCTTTGGCTGTAGGAAACCCTGACCTGCAGATACCTTCCCGAGCCCCCCAGTGTGTATTTGGGTACACAACCAATCCTGGTTACCAGGCCTATGTGATTTtgatttctctcatttctttcttcatacCTTTCCTGGTGATACTGTATTCATTTATGGGCATACTCAACACCCTCCGGCACAATGCCTTGAGGATCCATAGCTACCCAGAAGGTATATGCCTAAGCCAGGCCAGCAAACTGGGTCTCATGAGTCTACAGAGACCCTTCCAGATGAGCATAGACATGGGCTTTAAAACACGTGCCTTCACCACCATTTTGATTCTTTTTGCTGTTTTCATTGTCTGCTGGGCTCCATTCACCACTTACAGCCTTGTGGCAACATTCAGTAAGCACTTTTACTATAAGCACAACTTTTTTGAGATAAGCACCTGGCTACTCTGGCTCTCCTACCTCAAGTCTGCATTGAACCCACTGATCTACTACTGGAGGATTAAGAAATTCCATGACGCCTGCCTGGACATGATGCCGAAGTCCTTCAAGTTTCTGCCACAGCTCCCTGGTCACACAAGGCGAAGGATACGTCCCAGTGCTGTCTATGTGTGTGGGGAACATCGGACGGTGGTGTGA